One genomic window of Caldivirga maquilingensis IC-167 includes the following:
- a CDS encoding acyl CoA:acetate/3-ketoacid CoA transferase: MTIVKITDAEEALSNIKDNSVVAISGFNAATMPEYLIIKLFDLYRRTGHPSGLFIVSDTLPAANNHGLDLVAKSMYDEGDFNFIRGFMLPFLGQSPWLQRLALENRVEAYTWPIGVSVHWFRSKALGLPVITKVGLGTFLDPRQDGIYLNELARERKACRVELIEIKGEEYLMYDCPKPNAALIRGSTADELGNLSMEDEAIYGTVLAITQATKAMPNPGMVVAQVMYVTKAGSIRPKGVHVPGPLIDYIVEAPMEYHTQSASIKYDPRVCGRVTPSNICLQQDGKMDFEKVIARRVTVELVNLLGKVGKPLIVNLGIGIPSTVARIISEEGLGDLIFTTVESGPWGGIALNGDDFGVAIAPFAVIPMPDQFTIYEGGAINATSLGFMQVGPRGDVNPSFLPERLPGPGGFPSIVHGAPRIYFAGAFTAGKRDIRIENGRLVIGRDGDIVKFVKKPYKIAFNAELGLKAGKEVLYITERAVFRLTPEGLLLEEYAPGVDIERDILSKMEFKPQLSRNIRQMEPELFREGKLGLREVALKMLKQ; this comes from the coding sequence GTGACTATCGTTAAGATTACTGATGCTGAGGAGGCGTTAAGCAATATTAAGGATAATTCAGTGGTGGCTATTTCAGGCTTTAATGCAGCCACAATGCCTGAATACCTCATAATAAAGCTCTTCGACCTATACAGGAGGACCGGGCACCCCAGTGGCTTATTCATAGTATCAGACACATTGCCCGCAGCTAATAACCATGGTCTTGACCTAGTGGCTAAATCAATGTATGATGAGGGTGACTTCAACTTCATTAGGGGCTTCATGCTCCCATTCCTAGGCCAATCACCGTGGCTTCAACGCCTAGCCCTTGAGAATAGGGTTGAGGCCTACACCTGGCCAATAGGTGTATCAGTGCATTGGTTTAGGAGTAAGGCCCTTGGCCTACCTGTTATCACTAAGGTTGGTTTAGGCACATTCCTTGACCCCAGGCAGGATGGGATTTACCTTAATGAATTAGCCAGGGAGCGTAAGGCATGTAGGGTTGAGTTAATTGAGATTAAGGGGGAGGAGTATTTAATGTATGATTGCCCAAAGCCCAACGCCGCCTTAATAAGGGGTTCAACAGCCGATGAGTTAGGTAACTTAAGCATGGAGGATGAGGCAATATACGGCACCGTATTAGCCATAACCCAGGCCACTAAGGCAATGCCCAACCCAGGCATGGTGGTGGCTCAGGTAATGTACGTTACTAAGGCTGGTTCAATAAGACCTAAGGGTGTTCACGTCCCAGGGCCGTTAATAGATTACATTGTTGAGGCACCCATGGAGTACCACACTCAATCAGCATCCATAAAGTATGATCCAAGGGTGTGTGGACGCGTAACCCCAAGTAACATTTGCCTCCAGCAGGATGGTAAAATGGATTTTGAGAAGGTTATAGCCAGGAGGGTTACGGTTGAGTTAGTTAACCTACTCGGTAAGGTGGGTAAACCCCTCATAGTTAACCTAGGTATTGGGATACCATCAACAGTGGCTAGGATTATTAGTGAGGAGGGGCTTGGGGACTTAATATTCACCACAGTTGAGTCAGGTCCATGGGGTGGAATAGCCCTAAATGGCGACGACTTCGGCGTAGCCATAGCCCCATTCGCAGTAATACCAATGCCTGATCAATTCACTATATACGAGGGTGGGGCAATTAACGCCACTTCACTGGGCTTCATGCAGGTTGGACCAAGGGGTGACGTTAACCCAAGCTTCCTACCTGAGAGACTACCTGGACCTGGTGGATTCCCATCAATAGTCCATGGAGCACCTAGGATATACTTCGCCGGAGCCTTCACCGCAGGTAAGAGGGATATTAGGATTGAGAACGGTAGGTTAGTAATTGGGAGGGATGGTGATATTGTTAAGTTCGTTAAGAAGCCCTATAAAATAGCCTTCAACGCTGAACTAGGCCTAAAGGCAGGCAAGGAGGTGCTTTATATAACTGAAAGGGCAGTATTCAGGTTAACACCTGAAGGCCTGCTACTTGAGGAGTATGCGCCAGGTGTGGATATTGAGAGGGATATTTTAAGTAAAATGGAGTTTAAACCACAGTTGTCAAGGAATATAAGGCAAATGGAACCTGAGTTATTTAGAGAGGGGAAGCTTGGGTTAAGGGAAGTCGCCTTAAAAATGCTTAAACAGTGA
- a CDS encoding UbiD family decarboxylase → MDLSNYLNELRGAGLLKVVNSPMAVEFDIPLIAHRFSGLGPAILFNNIKDHPGFRAVANIVDTRVKLMMALGVSNAEEAYIKLLNAEANPLEPREVNDFPLIRLSEVDLSKLPVPRFFEREPGPCLTSGVVLGLGDYVNASFHRLTVIDRDKFVIRLVPRHLYRIFNDNKAKGRDTPIAIVWGIHPAFLLASASSPPYGVSELGVANRLMNGELRVFRLSNGVPVPVDAEVVMEGFILKDAEHDEGPCVDVMSTYDVVRRQPVVKITSIYVKPNPIVHVLVAGDAENSILMGFEKEARIWNAVRTVADVKAVRLTRGGGGWLHAIVAIRKTIEGEGKNAILAAFSAHPSLKHVVVVDDDVNIDDLNEVEWAIATRFRADEDLVIIEGVRGSSLDPAAIDQSIGLTTKMGIDATRPLSKEAWRFERAKIPERININEIKLE, encoded by the coding sequence ATGGACTTGAGTAATTACCTTAATGAATTAAGGGGGGCTGGTTTACTTAAGGTAGTTAACTCACCCATGGCGGTGGAGTTCGATATACCGCTAATTGCTCATAGGTTCAGTGGCCTTGGGCCAGCCATACTCTTCAATAACATTAAGGATCACCCAGGCTTCAGGGCTGTGGCCAACATAGTGGATACTAGGGTTAAGTTAATGATGGCCCTAGGGGTCAGTAATGCTGAGGAGGCTTACATTAAGCTTCTTAACGCTGAGGCTAATCCCCTTGAACCAAGGGAGGTTAATGACTTCCCGCTCATTAGGCTAAGTGAGGTTGATTTAAGTAAGCTCCCAGTGCCGAGGTTCTTTGAGAGGGAGCCTGGACCATGCTTAACCAGTGGTGTGGTTCTTGGTTTAGGTGACTACGTTAATGCATCCTTCCATAGGCTTACAGTTATTGATAGGGATAAGTTCGTGATTAGGCTTGTGCCAAGGCACCTCTACAGGATCTTTAATGATAATAAGGCTAAGGGGCGTGATACACCAATAGCCATAGTCTGGGGAATTCACCCAGCCTTCCTCCTCGCCTCAGCCTCCTCCCCACCGTATGGTGTCAGTGAATTAGGTGTCGCCAATAGGCTCATGAACGGTGAATTAAGGGTTTTTAGGCTGAGTAACGGTGTTCCAGTTCCAGTTGATGCGGAAGTGGTTATGGAGGGTTTCATTCTTAAGGATGCTGAGCATGATGAGGGTCCGTGCGTTGACGTAATGAGTACATACGATGTAGTTAGGAGGCAGCCTGTGGTTAAAATAACCTCAATCTATGTTAAACCTAACCCAATAGTGCATGTACTTGTCGCCGGTGATGCTGAGAACTCTATTTTAATGGGTTTTGAGAAGGAGGCCAGGATATGGAATGCAGTTAGGACTGTGGCTGATGTTAAGGCCGTTAGATTAACGAGGGGTGGTGGGGGTTGGCTTCACGCCATTGTGGCTATTAGGAAGACAATTGAGGGTGAGGGTAAGAACGCAATACTGGCAGCCTTCTCCGCCCACCCAAGTTTAAAGCATGTTGTGGTTGTTGATGATGATGTTAACATTGATGACTTGAATGAGGTTGAGTGGGCAATTGCAACCAGGTTTAGGGCTGACGAGGACCTGGTGATCATTGAGGGTGTTAGGGGTTCAAGCCTTGATCCAGCAGCCATTGATCAATCAATAGGCTTAACAACAAAGATGGGTATTGACGCCACTAGGCCATTAAGTAAGGAAGCCTGGAGATTTGAGAGAGCTAAGATTCCGGAGAGGATTAACATTAATGAGATTAAACTCGAGTAG
- a CDS encoding type II/IV secretion system ATPase subunit, with product MHVTDYAALDGLVQVSILMSRDGQYIYWVEEPKLSKEEEKLLLRIRDELVRLMSAKNAPSIYDYGNVKEYVKGIAESLIRRYAPGISTEGVRRIMYYILKNTVGFGSIEPLVNDPRVEDIHINGPDRSVYVWHNRYGHIKTNISISDDELNRLVTLLSQRIRRNPSSASPILEGLLIPENLRVEILLRDVASIGPVITIRKFREAPLTVVEMIKLGTLSSRLAAYLWFMLDHGVSILIIGPTGAGKTTLLNALLFLVRNGLRIITIEDARELYLLHDHWVPLVARTSEAPGVANVDLYELVKVSMRLRPDYIVVGELRGEESYVFFQALASGHTGLSTLHAYSAEMAIRRLLSKPMEIPATLLTSLGVIVQISVVAKNDEITRRVTRVEEVIDVQEDRPVLNRVFEWRRSDDSIVNANDSVLVSRIIENHALQPDEVKAELDRREKFISLMVKNNITSPSSVFEIINKYYMNPEEAFNELNKGKTSEGK from the coding sequence ATGCACGTTACTGATTACGCTGCATTAGATGGATTAGTCCAAGTATCGATACTAATGAGTAGGGATGGCCAATACATTTACTGGGTTGAGGAACCTAAGTTAAGTAAGGAGGAGGAGAAGCTACTCCTAAGGATTAGGGATGAGTTAGTGAGGTTAATGAGCGCTAAGAATGCGCCATCAATATACGATTACGGTAATGTTAAGGAGTACGTTAAGGGTATTGCTGAATCATTAATTAGGCGTTACGCACCCGGTATTAGCACTGAGGGGGTTAGGAGAATAATGTACTACATATTGAAGAACACTGTTGGCTTCGGTTCCATTGAGCCTCTTGTTAATGATCCTAGGGTTGAGGATATTCACATTAATGGCCCAGATAGGAGTGTTTACGTGTGGCATAATAGGTATGGTCATATTAAGACTAATATAAGCATCAGTGATGATGAGTTAAACAGGTTAGTGACCCTCCTCTCCCAGAGGATAAGGAGGAACCCCAGTTCAGCGTCACCAATACTTGAGGGACTTCTAATACCTGAGAACCTAAGGGTTGAGATACTGCTTAGGGATGTTGCCTCAATAGGCCCAGTGATTACTATTAGGAAGTTTAGGGAAGCGCCTTTAACCGTAGTGGAGATGATTAAGCTAGGTACCTTAAGCAGTAGGCTGGCTGCCTACCTATGGTTCATGCTTGACCACGGAGTCAGCATACTCATAATAGGACCCACTGGCGCAGGGAAGACCACACTACTTAATGCACTACTCTTCCTCGTCAGGAATGGGCTCAGGATAATTACAATTGAGGATGCTAGGGAATTATATCTGCTTCACGACCACTGGGTGCCCCTGGTGGCTAGGACCTCTGAGGCTCCCGGTGTAGCTAATGTTGATCTGTATGAATTGGTTAAGGTATCCATGAGGCTTAGGCCCGATTACATTGTTGTTGGTGAATTAAGGGGTGAGGAATCATACGTCTTCTTCCAGGCATTGGCAAGTGGGCACACTGGATTATCCACACTTCACGCCTACTCAGCTGAAATGGCGATTAGGAGACTGTTGTCTAAACCCATGGAAATACCTGCAACACTATTAACGTCACTGGGCGTTATTGTGCAGATAAGCGTCGTGGCTAAGAATGATGAGATAACCAGGAGGGTTACTAGGGTTGAGGAGGTTATTGATGTTCAGGAGGATAGACCTGTGCTTAACAGGGTTTTTGAATGGAGGAGGAGTGATGATAGTATAGTTAATGCGAATGATTCAGTACTAGTGAGTAGGATTATTGAGAACCACGCCCTACAACCTGATGAGGTTAAGGCTGAGTTGGATAGGAGGGAGAAATTCATATCACTCATGGTTAAGAACAACATAACATCCCCCAGCAGTGTCTTTGAAATAATAAATAAGTACTACATGAACCCTGAGGAGGCCTTCAATGAGTTGAATAAAGGCAAGACCAGTGAGGGTAAGTGA
- a CDS encoding type II secretion system F family protein has protein sequence MRVSNFITVLRNWLDSYSRQVSVKSGYTISSELIKVSMLYLFTQAVASLALAIILVKLGPRISLLFILISALSLTAIGMINAYIVIMLRSRARKFEKSMTTILLTMIPLMASGEPLVNVFNYLALIKIEPEVNEEFRRLVSEAYSGFDIVSAIKRSIERVPSRVYNDVMSILVESYGVSGSIADVLALKLDSIIRREQSTFKSRTQALSLMMEVYVVSAQLLPILLIILTISLAPLGSVPINPEALILLMFLIYVPAIGSVFYIIMSGLLD, from the coding sequence GTGAGGGTCAGTAACTTCATTACAGTACTTAGGAATTGGCTTGATTCATATTCACGCCAAGTCAGCGTTAAGAGCGGGTATACGATATCATCTGAGTTAATTAAGGTTAGTATGCTTTACCTATTCACCCAGGCAGTTGCATCACTTGCCTTAGCCATTATTCTAGTTAAACTGGGGCCTAGGATTTCACTACTCTTTATCCTGATCTCAGCATTATCATTAACGGCGATAGGGATGATTAACGCCTACATCGTGATTATGCTTAGGTCAAGAGCCAGGAAATTCGAGAAGTCGATGACCACAATACTGCTAACCATGATACCTTTAATGGCCAGTGGGGAACCATTAGTTAACGTATTCAATTACCTAGCTTTAATTAAAATTGAGCCTGAGGTTAATGAGGAATTCAGGAGACTGGTGAGCGAGGCTTACAGCGGCTTCGACATAGTGAGCGCAATTAAGAGGAGTATTGAAAGGGTTCCATCCAGGGTGTATAATGATGTAATGAGCATACTTGTTGAATCATATGGGGTAAGTGGGAGTATAGCCGATGTGCTTGCGCTTAAGTTGGATTCAATAATAAGGAGGGAGCAGTCGACGTTTAAGTCAAGGACCCAGGCCTTATCACTAATGATGGAGGTTTACGTGGTTTCAGCTCAATTACTGCCAATACTACTCATAATACTAACCATATCACTGGCCCCATTGGGCTCCGTTCCAATAAACCCGGAGGCCCTAATACTACTCATGTTCCTAATCTACGTACCAGCAATTGGCTCAGTCTTCTATATAATAATGAGTGGGTTACTGGATTAA
- the ndhC gene encoding NADH-quinone oxidoreductase subunit A — MAYWGVLAAVLFLVFIGLVVDRLILLIRRIIKVKVTNPVKVMRFEAGNVPVGPVKSALPMQYVGFLLMFLSVEPITALLLALSIAFTGPLNTGYIMLFTAFIVTYSPLIYVAYSDVKYMAYEVPRRVILSGNAE; from the coding sequence ATGGCCTACTGGGGTGTATTGGCTGCGGTGCTTTTCCTAGTATTCATAGGGCTTGTAGTGGATAGGTTAATACTACTTATTAGGAGGATAATTAAAGTTAAGGTAACGAACCCTGTTAAGGTCATGAGGTTTGAGGCTGGTAATGTACCTGTGGGGCCTGTTAAAAGCGCCTTACCAATGCAGTACGTTGGCTTCCTACTCATGTTCCTATCAGTGGAACCCATTACGGCGCTTCTACTAGCCTTATCAATAGCCTTCACGGGGCCCCTCAATACCGGTTACATAATGCTTTTCACAGCCTTCATAGTAACATACTCACCGTTAATCTACGTAGCCTACAGCGACGTAAAGTACATGGCCTATGAAGTCCCCCGTAGAGTTATTTTGAGTGGAAACGCTGAATAG
- the nuoB gene encoding NADH-quinone oxidoreductase subunit NuoB, producing MGDTTVNTLKITLKSIGMDIKLLPDSLASWGTKFSIWPAHLVTACCGVEFAHASAPGYDAERWGFLPIFGPRQTNSIVIEGTVTRKMARIVKTAYEQMPYPKFVIAMGSCAMEGGVFWNSYHVVRVNEIVPVDAWVMGCPPTPEAVIRAIRMVQSKIEGKEVKPNIRPNPVDLSKVLKPDKPQRPPNPPHRIEFELIKDINVCKPAANVKWELGQKLIDGFKESLKDGVKNTAVRGVNDLCVMLSNQNHLKDAVLSAFKLGFDHVKSINVIDLINAGVFRMEYVLGSYSSKELQPVLLAIYFDVPRDEAKVPSIIDIYPGADYQERELHDLFGVWFDGNPWMGNNFLLDPDTPVKYPLRKEYRIPSLKGVVVER from the coding sequence ATGGGTGATACAACTGTTAATACGTTGAAGATAACGTTAAAGTCCATTGGGATGGATATTAAGCTACTACCGGACTCATTGGCAAGCTGGGGTACTAAATTCTCAATATGGCCAGCCCACTTGGTTACCGCATGCTGTGGAGTGGAGTTCGCCCACGCATCAGCTCCAGGTTATGATGCGGAGAGGTGGGGGTTCCTGCCTATATTTGGGCCTAGGCAGACAAACTCAATAGTAATAGAGGGTACTGTAACAAGGAAGATGGCTAGGATTGTTAAAACGGCTTACGAGCAGATGCCTTACCCCAAGTTCGTGATAGCCATGGGTTCATGCGCCATGGAGGGTGGGGTTTTCTGGAACTCATACCACGTTGTTAGGGTTAATGAGATTGTTCCGGTTGATGCATGGGTCATGGGTTGTCCACCAACCCCTGAGGCTGTTATTAGGGCTATTAGGATGGTTCAGAGTAAGATTGAGGGTAAGGAGGTTAAACCCAATATAAGGCCAAACCCAGTTGACTTATCTAAGGTGCTTAAACCCGATAAACCCCAAAGGCCACCTAACCCACCCCATAGGATTGAGTTTGAGTTGATTAAGGATATTAATGTCTGTAAGCCGGCTGCTAACGTTAAGTGGGAGCTTGGGCAGAAGCTTATTGATGGGTTTAAGGAGTCTCTTAAGGATGGTGTTAAGAATACTGCAGTGAGGGGTGTTAATGACTTATGTGTAATGTTGAGTAATCAGAATCACCTTAAGGATGCTGTATTATCAGCCTTTAAACTAGGCTTCGACCACGTTAAGTCAATTAACGTAATAGACCTCATAAACGCCGGTGTCTTTAGGATGGAGTACGTGCTTGGCTCATACTCAAGCAAGGAACTTCAACCAGTCCTACTAGCAATATACTTTGATGTACCTAGGGATGAGGCTAAGGTACCCTCAATAATTGATATCTACCCAGGCGCCGATTACCAGGAGAGGGAGCTCCACGACTTATTCGGTGTCTGGTTTGATGGAAACCCATGGATGGGTAATAATTTCCTCCTAGACCCAGACACACCTGTTAAGTACCCACTTAGGAAGGAGTATAGAATCCCCTCACTTAAGGGGGTTGTGGTGGAGAGGTGA
- a CDS encoding NADH-quinone oxidoreductase subunit D — MINVTEREVSINVPVEVPAEVKSLFLPIPKNMVEEAYKSDEYLVLIGPAHPGSGHMRIILRLKGDYIVEAVPDPGYVHRSVEKLAETRLFVHNIPLVERPTIAESSIMDHGYVRAIEELGQLDVPPRAQYLRVIMDELSRIGDHLYDTGILAVFLGHSTGYMWGFGLRELIVDALARMTGARITVSFVIPSGVRWDVHPDVLRYIYNMTFFIEKKIDELGTIFTKNPVTVSRMKDVGVLTKDQCIKLGAVGPFLRACGVEYDNRRARPYAVYDQLEWEIPVADEGDAYSRFLVRVEEIRQSLNIIRQAVKNIPEGPVIGNKLMTRVPPKEREKVAKDIRNYLFRLLIGLTLPEGEATTLTEAARGTLLYSLVSDGKSNVPYRLRMITPSWYNLKPFMESLRGYRLMDLPAIYGSWGYFPPEADR; from the coding sequence GTGATTAATGTGACTGAGCGTGAAGTCTCAATTAACGTACCCGTGGAGGTGCCTGCTGAGGTTAAGTCACTCTTCCTACCCATCCCCAAGAACATGGTTGAGGAGGCTTATAAGTCTGATGAGTACCTAGTCCTCATTGGCCCAGCCCACCCGGGTAGTGGGCATATGAGGATTATCCTAAGGTTGAAGGGTGATTATATTGTTGAGGCAGTACCAGACCCAGGTTACGTGCATAGATCCGTGGAGAAGCTTGCTGAGACGAGGCTCTTCGTGCATAATATACCGCTTGTGGAACGCCCCACAATAGCTGAGTCATCAATAATGGATCACGGTTACGTTAGGGCCATTGAAGAATTAGGCCAACTAGATGTACCTCCAAGAGCCCAGTACCTGAGGGTCATCATGGATGAGTTAAGTAGGATAGGTGACCACCTCTATGATACAGGAATACTAGCAGTATTCCTTGGCCACTCCACAGGATACATGTGGGGTTTCGGGCTGAGGGAACTCATAGTAGACGCCTTAGCCAGGATGACTGGAGCCAGGATAACAGTATCCTTCGTAATACCCAGTGGCGTAAGGTGGGATGTTCACCCAGATGTCTTAAGGTACATCTACAATATGACCTTCTTCATTGAGAAGAAGATTGATGAACTAGGCACAATATTCACCAAGAACCCAGTCACAGTAAGCAGGATGAAGGACGTGGGTGTTTTAACCAAGGACCAGTGCATTAAACTAGGCGCCGTTGGCCCATTCCTAAGGGCCTGCGGTGTTGAATATGATAATAGGAGAGCAAGACCATACGCCGTTTATGATCAATTAGAGTGGGAGATACCTGTGGCTGATGAAGGTGACGCATACTCAAGGTTCCTAGTTAGGGTTGAGGAGATTAGGCAGAGTCTTAACATAATAAGGCAGGCTGTTAAGAATATTCCTGAAGGACCCGTGATTGGTAATAAGTTAATGACCAGGGTACCACCTAAGGAAAGGGAGAAGGTTGCTAAGGACATTAGGAATTACTTATTCAGGCTATTAATAGGCTTAACGCTACCTGAGGGTGAGGCCACCACGTTAACTGAGGCCGCCAGAGGGACTTTACTCTATTCCCTTGTGAGTGATGGGAAGTCCAATGTACCCTATAGGCTTAGGATGATTACACCATCCTGGTATAACCTTAAGCCATTCATGGAAAGCCTAAGGGGGTATAGGTTAATGGATCTACCAGCCATATACGGTTCATGGGGCTACTTCCCACCTGAGGCTGATAGGTAA
- a CDS encoding nucleoside-diphosphate kinase, with product MAIERTLVIVKPDGVRKGLVGEVISRLERVGLKIVAMKMTWASRDKIEGFYPSSIDWFRSVGNKTLNSYREMGIDAKAELGTDDPVEIGKLVKKWLVDYMTESPIVLMVVEGNHAVEVVRKLVGNTLPYKAEPGTIRGDYSVDSPDLANREKRAIRNIVHASDSPEEARREIGHWFREDEIYNY from the coding sequence ATGGCCATTGAGAGGACGCTCGTAATAGTTAAACCTGATGGTGTAAGGAAAGGGTTAGTGGGTGAGGTTATTTCAAGGCTTGAAAGAGTTGGCTTAAAGATTGTAGCCATGAAGATGACTTGGGCAAGTAGGGATAAGATTGAGGGATTTTACCCAAGTAGTATTGACTGGTTTAGGAGCGTTGGTAATAAGACGCTTAATAGTTATAGGGAGATGGGTATTGACGCCAAGGCTGAGTTGGGTACTGATGACCCTGTGGAGATTGGTAAATTAGTTAAGAAGTGGCTGGTGGATTACATGACTGAATCACCCATAGTCCTAATGGTTGTTGAGGGTAATCACGCTGTTGAGGTTGTTAGGAAGCTTGTGGGTAATACACTACCATATAAGGCGGAACCAGGGACAATTAGGGGTGATTACTCAGTGGATAGCCCTGACTTGGCTAATAGGGAGAAGAGGGCTATAAGAAACATCGTACACGCCAGCGATAGCCCAGAGGAAGCTAGGAGGGAGATAGGCCACTGGTTTAGGGAGGATGAAATATACAACTATTAA
- a CDS encoding aldo/keto reductase encodes MEYVNLGNSGLKISRICLGAMQFGNTAPWMVELEDARKVWKKAWDLGINCIDTANVYSRGRSEEIVGELVKGMREDVVIATKVFGQMGNGPNARGLSRKHIMWQVRESLRRLNTGYIDLYQIHRFDYDTPIEETLSTLTDLVHQGLVRYIGASSMWTWQFAKMIYTAEMKGYEKFVSMQNVYNLLYREEEREMIPFCKAHGIGIIPWSPTAAGILSGKYYKDGKIIVPETETRVRPGSGDYRIYVEPPENAEILRRVIEVANNKGATPTQIAYAWLLHKGVTAPIIGTTKPEHVEEAVNAISIKLTDDEVKYLEEPYKPKPVFGHR; translated from the coding sequence ATGGAGTACGTTAACTTAGGTAATTCGGGTTTGAAAATATCAAGAATATGCCTTGGTGCCATGCAATTCGGTAATACAGCACCATGGATGGTTGAGCTTGAGGATGCTAGGAAGGTTTGGAAGAAGGCCTGGGACCTTGGTATTAATTGCATTGATACTGCAAATGTTTATTCGAGGGGTAGGAGTGAGGAGATTGTTGGTGAATTGGTTAAGGGTATGAGGGAGGATGTGGTTATCGCCACTAAGGTTTTTGGGCAAATGGGTAATGGCCCTAATGCTAGGGGTTTGTCTAGGAAGCATATTATGTGGCAGGTTAGGGAGTCTTTGAGGAGGTTGAATACTGGTTACATTGATCTCTACCAGATTCATAGGTTTGATTACGATACACCCATTGAGGAGACTTTATCCACATTAACAGACCTAGTACACCAAGGATTAGTAAGGTACATTGGGGCATCAAGCATGTGGACATGGCAATTCGCAAAAATGATATACACAGCAGAAATGAAAGGATACGAGAAGTTCGTAAGTATGCAAAACGTCTACAATCTACTCTACAGGGAGGAGGAGAGGGAAATGATACCATTCTGCAAGGCTCATGGAATCGGTATAATACCATGGAGCCCAACTGCAGCTGGTATACTGTCAGGTAAGTACTATAAGGATGGTAAGATAATTGTGCCTGAAACCGAGACTAGGGTTAGGCCAGGTAGTGGTGATTATAGGATTTACGTGGAACCCCCTGAGAACGCTGAGATACTGAGGAGGGTTATTGAGGTTGCTAATAATAAGGGAGCGACGCCAACGCAAATAGCGTACGCATGGCTACTGCATAAGGGTGTTACAGCACCAATAATAGGAACCACTAAGCCGGAGCACGTGGAAGAAGCTGTGAATGCTATTAGTATTAAGTTAACTGACGATGAGGTAAAGTACCTTGAGGAACCATATAAGCCTAAGCCGGTTTTTGGGCATAGGTAA
- a CDS encoding Gfo/Idh/MocA family protein, with the protein MSTVSTSTGSQIVKVGFVGCGGIVQGAHAPSLAQLPNVKLVACADVDKARVAEFLEKYKLNFYTDYKEMLTKETPDAVIIATPNALHAPVAIDALESGAHVLTEKPMAISVDEAVKMVETARRRQRVLMVGHHMRFERSIQVGRKFVTNGRLGKIYHIRALHLRRRGIPSTVTFLQRKYSGGGPMWDIGVHTIDATMFMTNFPRPVSVVGKVYSAFSDKAYMRMNYPVPVTSQFAYTAPMDVEDFAMGLIKFEGDLTMYIEATWATYIKEDKHEVAIIGTEGGVHYEGGSLSYIHSIDEEFITSTPLIGQQQSAYAQEDRAFIDAIVKGAVKAPYPACTGEQGVLDVAIIETIYKSAESGREEAVNIPKSIIDSMGW; encoded by the coding sequence ATGTCTACAGTATCCACCTCCACTGGGTCTCAGATTGTGAAGGTCGGTTTCGTGGGTTGTGGTGGTATTGTTCAGGGTGCTCATGCGCCTAGCCTGGCTCAATTACCTAATGTTAAGCTTGTGGCCTGTGCCGATGTTGATAAGGCCCGTGTTGCTGAATTCCTCGAGAAGTATAAACTCAACTTCTACACGGATTACAAGGAGATGCTTACCAAGGAGACCCCTGATGCAGTAATCATTGCAACACCCAATGCCCTACATGCTCCAGTGGCCATTGATGCCTTGGAGAGTGGGGCTCATGTGTTGACTGAGAAACCCATGGCTATTAGTGTTGATGAAGCTGTTAAGATGGTGGAGACTGCTAGGAGGAGGCAGAGGGTGCTTATGGTTGGGCATCACATGAGGTTTGAGAGGAGTATTCAGGTTGGTAGGAAGTTCGTGACTAATGGTAGGTTGGGTAAAATATACCACATTAGAGCCCTCCACCTTAGGAGGAGGGGTATTCCATCAACCGTAACCTTCCTTCAGAGGAAGTACTCCGGTGGTGGGCCTATGTGGGATATTGGTGTTCACACAATTGATGCAACAATGTTTATGACTAATTTCCCAAGGCCAGTATCCGTGGTTGGTAAGGTTTACTCAGCCTTCTCCGATAAGGCATACATGAGGATGAATTACCCAGTTCCAGTGACTTCGCAATTCGCCTATACGGCGCCCATGGATGTTGAGGACTTCGCAATGGGGCTTATTAAGTTTGAGGGTGATTTAACAATGTACATTGAGGCCACTTGGGCAACTTACATTAAGGAGGATAAACATGAGGTAGCAATAATAGGTACTGAGGGTGGTGTTCATTATGAGGGTGGTTCATTAAGCTACATTCATAGTATTGATGAAGAGTTCATAACATCAACACCCCTAATAGGTCAACAGCAGTCCGCCTATGCCCAGGAGGATAGGGCATTCATTGATGCCATAGTTAAGGGTGCTGTTAAGGCTCCCTACCCAGCGTGCACTGGTGAGCAGGGTGTGTTGGATGTAGCTATCATTGAGACTATTTACAAGTCCGCTGAGAGCGGTAGGGAGGAGGCTGTTAATATTCCTAAGTCAATCATTGATTCAATGGGGTGGTGA